The Gossypium hirsutum isolate 1008001.06 chromosome A03, Gossypium_hirsutum_v2.1, whole genome shotgun sequence genome contains the following window.
CTTGAAGAAAACCTGAGTTCTGTGGCTATCAACATTCTTGTCAACCCATCTGGACCATGTTGTGAGTGCCTTCTGATAAGCAAGCATTCAAGACTTTGAGTCGTGGGTAAACATAATCACCTTCTTGGTAATAGTCTTCTCTGCATGATCATAAAATGCATATAACTTAAAACAAACAATTAGAGCTCTTACTTGGCATCATAgctatttgtttttaatttattttctcagTTTTTTTACCTCACGATTATCATGTAGCATCAAAATCCAAGGAGTTAAATGTTGGAAACACCCAACAAATGGTCACTGCTACTTACCCTTTGGAGGTTTTCTCATAGGTCCACCAATGACCAGTGTTGAATACCATGAGATCAGCATCATGATACATTGAAGTTGAAGGATTCATTAAATCCAATCTTAGTGTCTCAATCGATCCATTTTCTCGCTTGAAAGATGATTCTTTAACAAGAAATGGGGAAGCAACAAAGTGCCCCGAGCAATTTTAATCCTACAAGGGCATATCAAATACAAGTTCTATTTACAAAATGCCTTTACAATAGGAACAAATTTGTTGAAAATCAAGGATCTCTAGAAACTTGCTTCAAACCTGAAAGCATAAACCCCCTTCTTTTTAAAATCACTTCTTTCAGAAATTTCGTAAACTCGTTTCCTCTTCTTGACATTTCGGCGGAGGATACAAACCATAGACTCCCACATGTTCCTATTCAGTGAATCCCCAATAAAAACCAACCTTTTCCCTCTCAGTCTCTCTAGAAAATCAGTTGCATTTAGCCTGGATGGTATTGGTGACAATGAAGTTATATACATAAGTACACTGAAAACACACGAAATTCCATTCAATAGACTCGTATTCATTGCTTCATAGTTGAAACATATCCCAATGTCCTATGAAAGATCATaaaaagaatgataaaacatcAAGCCATTTACCCATTCATACATTTGATTTATGGTTTATGGAGACTAATCTTTTTGGTGTTCTTAGCTGGCCCTCAAAATGTTTGAACATGAGTTCTCCCTTGAAAGTGGGATAAGCCTTAACATTTTGTTGGTTGAACTGAACTTTTAACAATGGGATCGTTTTTGTTCGCATTACAAAATGCAACAAAAAATGTATTATTAAAACCAACCCTTAGCCATTCTACTCCTATATCACTCAATAACAAACTTCACAGATATTTATGAAACTCAAAACCTATCTTGAAGTCCCCTTGCATGATGGGTGAAAACAGGGGGAAAGCCTGTAACTAAAGATAAATGAACATCAATATAGATAATACCTTGGTAAGTTGCATCCATTTGGCTGCCATTTCCATTTAATGTAGCCTTTATCAGGCCTTCCATTGTGCTGACAATCAAAATCTTTATCAATGTAAGGACAAGAACCTGGACGATAATACAGCTTTGAATGATCATCCTTCACCCACCTACCATCAAAGAGATCACATTCCTAAAAAGAAATGATCATCACCACCAGGAGAGTTCGTGGTTTTATTCAATTCCACAACCTTCTTTTCTGCAAAAAAATGTCCAACAACTTCCCCATTATTTGACAAATTGGTCACATTATTAGCACCACCAGGATTATCAACAACTATATTGGCATTCACATTTTTACCAGCTAAAGtagcattatttaatatattggagAAATTCCCTAACCAGGTCTTCTCCAAAATCACTTCATCACCATTTTTGGAAACAACTGAACCATTTGCATCTTGGGCAATCTGTTGAATCCTTCCTTCCACAACATCAAAGTTTCTAGTTTTAGACCCCTCATAAGAATTCTCCAACTGGGTTCCCTCTCTATCAATGTCAACCTCATCCTTCAAATCCACCTGACCACTCTCACTTTCCTCCCAAAATTCTTGCTTTTTAGCAATCACTGAAGAACCATTGTCAACTTCTAACGTATTTTGAGTATCCACAGTAGCTTTACTAacggaagaaaaagaagaaaaatgaagtgaAATCGTGGCGTCGCTAACACCATAATACCCTTGGAACAAAGATCCCACAACAGGGCCGTTAAAGGAGCTGTTAAGCATAAGACCTGTGATAGCAATAAGACACGCTGCCAACCCCCGACCAAGCCTAGAAAACACCTTTCTCTTGGGTGACAACTGGTCTGATAAAGCATGTTTATTCACATCCTTCGAAGGAAAAACCACTGAACACTCGCTTACAGTTTAAGTTAAGACTCGAGAGccaaaaatgttttttaaaaaatgtgaaCAAATTATATTATGTTGTGATGTAAGGTGGGAAAAAAGAAAGAGGACAGTGCGTCAATGTGGTCCGCAGATAACAAAGAAGGCGTAGACAAGGCTAACATGTGAACGATTTCATTTTGCTCTCTGCATTTATGAGAGACAATTATTCtcaggaaaagaagaaaaaaacaaaacaaaagaaaaggaaaatgtgatgaaagtgTAATGGGTGAAAGGCTGAAACAGGGTAGAGTTTGGCAGTTTGCCTTCGAAGGAAACACAAACAAAAAGAGGTGGGGGACCGGGGATGGAACTATAAAACTTTTTTGAGTTCCCATTTTTGTTAATGGTGAATTATGGAATTTACAAGCAGAGTGGAGAAATAAGAAAGGAAAACGCCATTTTCCTTTGAGCAAAATGGGGAATTTGATAATTATAGTAAGTGAATAGaacctttttttttccaaatgtAACGTGGGACTTTCTTTACATGGAAGTCGATTATCATATGGTTTAAGAATcttgaattaaattattcaaatcatTGCAAAAAGTTGATGATAATTTTAGTAAGTATCAGAAACTAATTACTAATCCTCTATTCTGATtccattaattaataataattttgctTTTATTAATCATTCCCAACTCCCAACTAGTTTTATCAATAAGAGATTTCACCACCATTGCTAATAAAGTATATCAAATGTTAAACGTGTAACTAAATTTAGGGGTGTTGAAACTtcggttaaaattgaattaatcgaTCGAATTGATCTAATTTGATTAATCAGTTAGTGGTTGAACTTAGTTCGATCAGAGGTCGATTAATGGTTTTTTAAATTTCGATTAtcgattaatttaattcaaaatcagatAATTAACTGAACTTAATAATATAAACCTAATCCAATACATCCATAAACCCaacctaattctaaaaaataaaaacaatttaataattttgtaacaccccttacccgagaccatcgccggagtcgagcacgatgcgttacttgacttaacatACTAATTCAgggcataaaatttgcttttaaaattaattaacttacattcattcaatatgtccctaaaaaagGCCATCGAGACCCTAAAATATGCAATTGAAACGGTTCGAGACCAaatcgggaacattaaaaatttttcgaatacttagacaaatcaaaacaatttatttcattattccttataaaactgcccatctgcgtcatagtcactaaataaatcataactcgagtgagaaaactcaaaatttaagtTCGTgattttttcttgaaactagactcatatatcttcttcctaatttttttctagaatttttggtctagccaattagtatagtttattagttaaagtttccctacTGCACTATtggactactctgacctctcctcacgacgaatcaattttctccctgtacagaattcaaataaccatgccgtttATTTCCCTTGAAAGTAAATTCACtaagaaatctataaatataaaccataactcctaattatttttatacaatttttagtgaatttataaagtcagaacaggggatttagaaattgctctgaccctgtctcaataaaattcaaatatctcttaatatacacttcttttgcttactctgtttctttcatatgaaaatatactcaataagctttaattttatatctcattcatcacataattctatttctattattcttggtgatttttcaagatcatatcactgctgctgtttaatactgttttaatgctaatttcactttttcatgatttctttgtattaactaccatttaggcatacataacaccgaaacatgttctgcattagccatttcaatagctaataattatcaaatatttacataccattctttagcaatatcataaggacatacacacaaaatggctaagtccctatacatgccataaattagaacgtttgtaaacgaagatacacatttggtaacttgatagttgatagtgtgaagtGGTCTCCGACcacctccaacccgagcttgcttttaagtactctgaaacatgggaaagtgaaagaagtaagcttataaagcttagtaagttcacatgtaaaataataagcattagcaatcaatttagcttactactatactgtcataatttgcttaaataatgtttagttcttactttcccatcttactcatcggtaaccttaccaaaggctcagaatacaaaaggcaccttacttaatagcttgcttacatacctgtaacatctcacttaacacatgagtactctttcataatataggcatattgccaatcatgtcataaagtgtcacaagcataactgaaaactcatcacttacttaatacttgataatctcaattacttacaatctcaatattaaataagccttaaatgcatacctgtactctttcttcatgttctcaccttgtcgtttctttgacttactctttggattactcaggaaccttttcctttttgaacttaccattgccatgtcttgacatggtcttacgtggtatccttgccttatgaactcaccaatgccatgccttggcatggtcttacatgggacctttgtcttatagtaactcatcaatgccatgtcttgacatggtcttacatgatttccttgccttatagaacttatcaatgccatgccttggcatggtcttacatgatatccttatcttaccaaatgccatgttccaaacatggtcttacatggtatccttgtcttaccaaatgccatgttccaaacatggtcttatatggtATCCTTCTCTTAGcgccaatgccacatcttgatgtggtcttacatggagtccttaatcaatgccgatgccatgtcttgacatggtcttacacgagatccttgccttaccaatgccatgtcatgacatggtatccttaaccgtcaattcctccttaaatgccatgttatgaacatggaatttttcgtcaattcttccttaattgccatggtacaaccatggactttgagatatcaatgccttgtcaagtcatagctgaaacatacttgctcaaattctcaaggttagtcgcataactcaataataacaatactaataacaataattgcataataataaaatgctactcaacttacatacttacattctcaatctcatcatatcatcaacttaacttattctcatcaaactatgctagtcaatactttcttgttatcatacaaagccataatacaaaatatggtcttacatataaattatacaagttctcttttcAATATCGAATTATtgtcgaacattaatcattatatctgaagttcaatactaaagtatttatggtcaaaatatcaatttatcattcaaatatgcataattaaatgcttattaaacatatgaaattacctcgataccaaaacggccattttaccaactttcctgattttcagtttttctcccgttctaggtccaaatctcactttccgggatctaaaacatcatatttcacttatttaattaatgtactattcaaaacattccctaactcaaacttttacaaaattacaattttcccctaaacctttgcagaattacaattttgcccctaggctcggaaattaaaatgtatccatttttcttatttttaatgaCACGCTAAACATTTTCCCCTtttatagaaacatcaaattcccactctatcatgtacttatgaacattaggtatttttaccgattatgtcgttttactcgttttcacttaaaatcccttagcaatttcaagcttcatattctaccataaaacatcaaaataaacacatttaacctatgggtatttttccaaatatgaaccctagcatgaattattgctagaataagctaaatcaagttactgagactctaaaaacgtaaagaacattaaaaacgaggctagaacagaaTTACTATTGAGcatggaaagcttggaaaccctaaccatggcttcccccatgctatattcggcctccatgaagaagatgaaccaattttgactttattttccctttttaattcttttaattactaaatgaccaaaatgcccttaaaggcatttctttcaaatttgtgctattcttacccatttttgtccaaacttaaatataatggtctaattactaaataaagACCTccacccatttcaattaaatcccctttttTATCTAGAACACAcgttttgctaattttacaatttagtcctaattatcaaattaggcacttatacataaaatttcttcacgaaattttcacacaattattcaatcaatgaataaaccttaaaacttaattagaataaatttttttaacctcAAATTCGTGGTtccgcaaccactattccgtttaagCCCTATTTCTAGAtgttacaaatttaataaaaaaaaacctaaaaatcctaaaaactaaaaataataaacaaaaaagaaaagtcCACATCGAGTCTACTACCTTAGCACGCATACGTCTGCCTCTTTGGCATGTTCTTAggttttttgggttattttgttcAAAGTTTAATCTTGGCGGCGGAAGTCTATCAGAATCTCCTCTCATCCTCTAGGATAGCACGCATAACGAGGCTTAATCTCTAGCCTGCAATCATGGAAAAAGAATTTTCCGAATTAACacttgatgaagaagaagaaggagttTTACAAGCACAAGTTATTCACTTTCCGACTAGTAGGATGCTTTTTAACAGCCAGCATTATTCACTTCCCAGCAATGAAAAGCACCATAGCGAACCTATGGCACCCAGTTGAGGCGTTCAGATCCTAAATCTAGGAGAAAAACGATTTCTACTTCAATTTTCTCATGCTATGGCCATGAACAGAGTTCTGAACGGCTCCTCATAGACCTTTAATAATCACTTACTGGTTTTGCACACACTATAGTGGGGGAAGGATCCATTGAAAATCCCTTTAATCTTTTTGCCTTTTTTGGTATATATCCATGATAATCCAATGGGTTATTTTTCTAAAAGTTTGGCAATGCAACTAGGTGATTTTTTGGGTAAATTTCTAGAGTATGATAGTTCAGATATGGGGAAAGGTAATAGGAATTTTATAAGAATTCGAGTTCAATTGAATGTTCGTCACACTTTAAAGAGGAAAAAGTGGGTTATGTTCTCAGGGAACTGTTCATATGTCAGATTCAAATATGAAAGGTTGACTCTTTTCTGTTTCTATTGTTGTTGGCTGGGTCATAGTGATTCTTTTTGTGAGGCAAGAATGGCATTAGGGGTGGAAGTGGCAGTGATGGGCTGGGACTTGTCTTTACGAGCGCAATCCAAAAGAGCTTTGGCAATGAATAGTATCTGGTTATGCTAAGATGGAGAAGACGACACAGGTGGAAGTCTCTATGGCAAGCGCAATTCAGAATATAGGCCATGGGGAATAAGGAATAAGTCGGAAACTATAGTATCCATCGACCCTATCTTGGGGATCAATTTGGAAGGTAATTTTCCCTCTTCTTCATAATGGGGGAAAATTTATTGGCCAAACAGACTTATTATGTAATAGAACATGATCTGGAGGAAAAGGGTGCTAATTGAatataaagggaaaaaaaggCCTTGGCGGGAAATGAAGACCTAACAAAAAGAGAAGAAGGCAATACTGCAATGGcaagaaataagaaaatattgGACCATACTCTTTTATCACCGACGGCTGCCAAAAGGCAAGTTGACCGATcgcaataaaaattttaagttggaaTTTCCGTGGTTTGGGGAACCCACAGATAATTCGAAGGCTTCAGCATACGCTGAAGAAATATAATCCCCAAATAGTCTTCTTCATAGagacaaagaaaaacaaaattcaaatgaaaCGAGTACGAAGAAGCTATGGCTTTGCTAATGGCATTGATGTGGACCCTGATGGATCTAGAGGAGGTTTGTGTTTGGCTTGGAGAGGTGATGCTACCATCACACTTCAGAATTTTCCAAAAAGGAACATTGATATGCTTAGTGCAGATCCTGACAATGGAAAAAAAAGAGATATACAGGATTTTATGGTTCCCCTTACGCACAAGATAGGGATGAATCATGGAATCTATTAAAAAACTTATGTAGCAAGGAAGAACTTCCTTGGATTGTTTACAGAGATTTTAAGGAATTCATGTACAACTTTGAAAAGAAGGGAGGGTTGCCTAGAGACGAAAGAGGAATGGAAGTATCTCGAAATGTTCTAGAAGATTGTCATCTGATAGATGTAGGCTATTCGGATAATTGGTTTACTTAAAAGAGAGGAAATTTTCCAGAATTAAATATCCAAAAGCGTTTGGATAGATGTGTTGCTAACGGGAATTGGATGTCTATGTTCCTTGAAGCTACCATTCAAAATCTTGTGCACTCGATCTTTGACCATTGTCCTCTTCTAACGACGAAAAGAGAAGACAATAGAAAGAGTTGGAAAACATTTAAATTCGAGGCATGGTGGGTTTTGGAGGAGTCATTCGATGTTGAAGTTAAACTCATTTGGGAAATAGCATCAAGAGGTCTACTGTAAAAGCTGGATCGTCTAAAAAAAGGCTTGGGGAAATGGGCTATATGCATTTGTCAGTCTAGAAAAcgagaaaaagaattttaatCTTCAAAGCTATCTGAGTTTATGGAAACTGAAATGAGTGATAATAATTTAGCAGAGTTGATTGATACGAAGCTACAATTGAATTTTGAGATTGAGAAGGATGAAAGATATTGGGAGCAAAGAGCTCGAGTTAATTGGCTGAAATTTGGGGATAGGAATAGAGCCTTTTTCCATAGTCAAGCAACACAAAGACGAAGGAAAATAATATTCAGAAATTGCAGAATATGACTGGAAGGGAAACGGAGGATATACAAGAAATGGCAGAAATTGCTAGAtcttatttccaaaatttatttGAGGCTGGGGAAAAGGGGCATCATGAACATCTTTTATCAGGTATTGAACGTTGTATATCCGAAGAGGATAATTAAAGACTCACGACGCAATATACAAAGGAAGAGGTTTGGAAGGCGCTTACTGGAATGGGGCCTACAAAATCATCGGGTGAAGATAGGTTTCCGACCTTATTTTTTCAGAAATGTTGTCATATCATTAGGGAAGAGGTCACACTTTTCTGTCTTCAACATCTAAACAGAGGTATAGAGGTTAGTCCAATTAATATTACTCATATTGTGCTTATTCCTAAAAAAGAAAATCCAACCCATCTTACTCATTTTCATCTCATTAGCTTATGCaacattatttataaaataatggcA
Protein-coding sequences here:
- the LOC107886559 gene encoding uncharacterized protein, producing MLNSSFNGPVVGSLFQGYYGVSDATISLHFSSFSSVSKATVDTQNTLEVDNGSSVIAKKQEFWEESESGQVDLKDEVDIDREGTQLENSYEGSKTRNFDVVEGRIQQIAQDANGSVVSKNGDEVILEKTWLGNFSNILNNATLAGKNVNANIVVDNPGGANNVTNLSNNGEVVGHFFAEKKVVELNKTTNSPGGDDHFFLGM
- the LOC107887689 gene encoding protein trichome birefringence-like 2, producing MEGLIKATLNGNGSQMDATYQGIIYIDVHLSLVTGFPPVFTHHARGLQDRLNATDFLERLRGKRLVFIGDSLNRNMWESMVCILRRNVKKRKRVYEISERSDFKKKGVYAFRFEAKSSFKRENGSIETLRLDLMNPSTSMYHDADLMVFNTGHWWTYEKTSKGEDYYQEGDYVYPRLKVLNACLSEGTHNMVQMGGQWNSRGQCDKETEPILNETYLTKYPSKMRAVEYVIQNTKTPVIYLNISRLTD